One genomic segment of Micromonospora sp. WMMC415 includes these proteins:
- a CDS encoding DUF397 domain-containing protein, whose translation MTTADPHWRTSTRSTDSGGNCVEVADNLPGVVLVRDSKDRSGPTLTFRPDAWRSFLAATRTH comes from the coding sequence ATGACCACTGCCGACCCTCACTGGCGAACGTCGACGCGTTCGACCGATTCAGGTGGCAACTGTGTCGAGGTGGCGGACAATCTGCCGGGGGTCGTGCTGGTGCGGGACAGCAAGGACCGGTCCGGCCCGACGCTCACCTTCCGCCCCGACGCCTGGCGGTCCTTCCTCGCCGCGACCCGTACCCATTGA
- a CDS encoding NYN domain-containing protein: MATVAAYIDGFNLYYGMKNKYGRRHMWLDVVELVRQLRPKDTVTAVHYFSAIVKNEPVAAQNQTSYIDAMKVRNGDLLHVHLGRFKERTIKDCRRCGKSYTCSCGRQYRSYEEKGTDVALGAMMVADAALRIADTTLLVSADTDLAPALATVKAVNPDQRIYLAMPPGNTRASNHLTRVGNLGQFFIRERALRDAQLPNIVADAATGQIYARPAKWS, encoded by the coding sequence GTGGCGACAGTCGCTGCCTACATCGACGGCTTCAACCTGTACTACGGCATGAAGAACAAGTATGGCCGCAGGCACATGTGGCTCGACGTCGTTGAGCTCGTTCGCCAGCTCAGACCCAAGGACACCGTGACAGCCGTCCACTACTTCTCGGCGATCGTGAAGAACGAGCCCGTCGCCGCTCAGAACCAGACCAGCTACATCGACGCCATGAAGGTCCGCAACGGAGACCTGTTGCACGTGCACCTGGGACGATTCAAGGAGCGGACGATCAAGGACTGCCGCCGGTGCGGCAAGAGCTACACCTGCAGTTGCGGCCGGCAGTACAGAAGCTATGAGGAGAAGGGGACGGACGTGGCACTCGGTGCCATGATGGTCGCCGACGCCGCTCTCCGGATCGCCGACACCACCCTGCTCGTCAGCGCCGACACCGACCTCGCCCCCGCGCTGGCCACCGTTAAGGCGGTCAATCCCGACCAGCGGATCTACCTCGCAATGCCTCCCGGGAACACGCGGGCCTCGAATCACCTGACCCGAGTCGGCAACCTCGGCCAGTTCTTCATCCGTGAGCGGGCCCTTCGTGACGCTCAACTACCGAACATCGTCGCGGACGCGGCCACTGGGCAGATCTATGCTCGCCCAGCCAAGTGGAGTTGA
- a CDS encoding SRPBCC family protein produces MPVVEAVTTVPVPPELAFAVSQTTAPVRYRWDPFVREQHFVGGATRPGKGVRTFTRSRHGLVMVSEYVSFAPPTNVGMKMVRGPWFFEMFAGGWRFAPAPEPGHTVATWRYSFRCRPAFLRPVADRIGTWLLGRDIRRRIAGYAAGCTDPEVLAAARRSLTDG; encoded by the coding sequence ATGCCTGTCGTCGAGGCGGTGACGACCGTCCCGGTCCCACCCGAGCTGGCCTTCGCGGTGTCGCAGACCACCGCGCCGGTGCGCTACCGGTGGGACCCGTTCGTCCGGGAGCAGCACTTCGTCGGCGGCGCCACCCGGCCCGGCAAGGGGGTACGGACGTTCACCCGCTCGCGGCACGGCCTAGTCATGGTCAGCGAGTACGTCTCGTTCGCGCCGCCCACCAACGTCGGCATGAAGATGGTGCGCGGCCCCTGGTTCTTCGAGATGTTCGCCGGCGGGTGGCGGTTCGCCCCCGCTCCCGAACCCGGCCACACCGTCGCCACCTGGCGGTACAGCTTCCGCTGCCGCCCGGCGTTCCTACGCCCGGTCGCCGACCGGATCGGCACGTGGCTGCTCGGCCGGGACATCCGCCGCCGGATCGCCGGTTACGCCGCCGGCTGCACAGATCCAGAGGTGCTCGCGGCGGCCCGCCGCTCACTCACCGACGGCTGA
- a CDS encoding helix-turn-helix transcriptional regulator, with product MNVDMWIRALKAARAGAEVSQESLAALIKWSPSTVAAIETGRRRPTMEFAVAADQALGTGGLLAELLKAADRERGPSWFAPWRGYEQQAVRLRAFEACLVPGLLQTEAYARAVISAGGLHSPTMVDELIAVRMERQQILQRDEPPHLVFLLDEVAVRRPVGGPQVLEAQLGRLLDVADLPSVRLHVIPLDVGGHVGLGGGFVLAELPDGDRALYLENAARGHVMDDPALIGLVDRKWDSLLGEALSTSASLDLIRKLKVTP from the coding sequence CTAATCAAATGGAGCCCGTCCACCGTCGCCGCCATCGAGACCGGCCGCCGCCGACCGACCATGGAGTTCGCCGTCGCCGCTGATCAGGCCCTCGGCACCGGCGGCCTCCTCGCCGAACTCTTGAAGGCTGCGGACCGGGAGCGGGGACCCTCGTGGTTTGCGCCTTGGCGCGGCTATGAGCAGCAGGCGGTGCGCCTGCGCGCCTTCGAAGCATGTCTGGTGCCCGGTCTGCTCCAGACAGAGGCGTATGCGCGGGCGGTCATTTCGGCCGGCGGCCTACATTCGCCGACGATGGTCGACGAACTGATCGCGGTTCGCATGGAGCGGCAGCAAATCCTGCAGCGGGACGAGCCGCCCCATCTCGTCTTCCTGCTCGATGAGGTGGCCGTCCGCCGGCCGGTAGGCGGGCCCCAGGTGCTCGAGGCGCAACTTGGCCGGCTGCTCGACGTTGCTGACCTGCCGTCTGTGCGACTGCATGTCATCCCGTTGGACGTGGGCGGGCATGTCGGACTCGGTGGCGGTTTCGTGTTGGCCGAACTGCCGGATGGGGACCGGGCGCTCTACCTCGAGAATGCCGCCAGAGGACACGTCATGGACGATCCAGCCTTGATCGGCTTGGTTGATCGCAAGTGGGATAGCCTGCTCGGCGAAGCGTTGTCCACGAGCGCATCCCTGGATCTGATCCGAAAACTGAAGGTGACGCCATGA